In Colletotrichum higginsianum IMI 349063 chromosome 1, whole genome shotgun sequence, the DNA window GTTGAGGCGAGGCGTATGGCGGAGCTGGGCGTCAACGAGAACATGGAGATGGACCGCCGGGGCATGACAAAGCCCCTGAGCCCGCTGCCGACGGGTAGTGAGAACGAGAAGCACGGACCGGGCCCGCAGGGTCTCAACGTTCACAGCAAGATGGGCAAGGGATCCATATGGAAGAAGCTCCGGTGCTGGTGAGCCCCGCGGCCAGTGGTGTGTTTGTGACTAGGGGCTCGCAGTGTGAGAGAACAATGCGAGGAAGCCAAACGAAACTTTATGACGTATGAAAGCAAAAACAAGACGAGCAGGGCGGCAACATTGTAATTTTTCCCCCCTGCGAAGTGGTGTGTCTGTATTTAAGGGGCTTGGTGGGTTTCACTGGGTTGGGGGTAGGAGGATCCATGGACTTGCACAATGGAGTCGTTGAGTTGTTTCCGATGTACAAAAGGGTCTTATGCGAGGGGGGCGTTTCGGGAGTCTCGAGAGCACAtatccctctctcttttggGCCTCTATATTGCGCCTGTTGGGCAGGTTTGAGCAAAGGGAGAGGGAAACAAGTTCATTTTCGCCGCATATGTGCCTCTTGCTGAGTCGGTCAGACTTCTGTATTACCTTCGgttctctctttcccccccccccttcattTCTCCCTTCCTCGCGACAGTAATGgcttttctcctttttcgTCAtccttccttttttttctttcatCCTTTTAGATACCAAGAGGCGTGTTGAATGGTGGTAGTCTTCCAAGTTGCTGGCAAGGTCACTCGAGGCCAGGATTTGGAGAGGTCGGTCGTTTTAGCGTGTGTGATAAATCAGAAGAAATAGACATCATGACAGAAGAACAACGAATCgctgccttttttttttcttgagATAATGTAAACAACACCGCCACAGCCCATCGTCGATCCATATTCTTTGCACTCCTCTTGCACCCTCTCCCCATTGTATCCCCGATAACGCCGTTTCCATTCGACCCATTTACAACCATTCCCGAACCAAGACGTTCTATCCCGCTCTGcactctctccctcgtccaACACCCATCTTATCTTTGAATCTAGTTGGTGATCTTGGACACGGTCTGTTTCCACAGGCCGTTGTGGGACCAGGTCCAGTTCTTGAGAAAGGGCGGGTCCATGCCTGTCTCAAAGGCCTCGAGACGGGCGGCGATCTGCTGATTACGCAGGgcctcgcgggcggcggcgccgcggttGTGCAGCTGGGGCATGCGGTCGATGGCGTCCATGGCGAGGCTGAAGCGATCCGTCTGGTTGCGGATGGCGAGCTCAAGGGGCGTGTCGATGttgcccttctccttgtagccgcggacgtggaggttCATGTTGCCGGGCCGCTTGTACGTGAGGCGGTGGACGAGCCAGGGGTACGAGTGAAAGTTGAAGATGACGGGCTTGTCGTCGGTGAAGAGTGAGACCCACTCGGAGTTTGTGAGGCCGTGTGGGTGGTCTTCGTGGGAGATGAGCTTGAAGAGGTCGACGCAGTTGACACAGCGGACCTTGAGGTCGGGGAAGTGCTGGAGCAGCAGGTCGATGGCCGCCAGGGATTCGTACGTCGAGATGTCGCCGCACGAGGCCATGACGAGGTCGGGCTCCTCGCCCTGGTCGGTGCTGAACTGCGGCCAGATGCCGATGCCCTTGGTGCAGTGCTCTACGGCCTTGTCCATTGTGAGGTATTGCAGGTGCTCCTGCTTGTCAGCGACGATCACGTTGACGTAGTTGGACGACGCCAGACAGTGATCCATGGTCGAGAGCAGGCAGTTGCCGTCGGGTGGGAGGTAGATGCGGACGACTTCGGGGCTCTtgttggcgacgacgtcgaggaacCCGGGGTCCTGGTGGGTGAAGCCGTTGTGGTCCTGCCGCCAGACAACGGCCGTTAGGAGGATGTTGAGCGAGGCAATCTTGTTGCGCCACTCAACCTCGAGCGCCTTCTCGATCCACTTGCAGTGCTGGTTGACCATGGAGTCAATGACGTGAACTGGGCTTCGGTCAGCAACAAAAGGACAGAAAAGAGGGTTGCGCATATCATTCTTAAAGAAGCTGCGCAGGAAAGAGAGGCTCACTGAATGGCTCGTAGCTGTTGAGCAGACCGTGACGTCCGGTCAGGATGTAACCCTCGAGCCAACCCTCACAGGTGTGCTCGGAAAGCATCTCCATCACTCGTCCGTTGGGGGCTAGGTTGCCACCGTTAGAGTCCTCCTCAAAGTACTCGCCCATCCAGACcttcttgccggcctcgtagacggcgccgagcttgTTGGACTCAGTCTCGTCGGGCCCGAAGAGGCGGAAGCTGGTCTGGTTCAGAGCGATGACGTCTCTCAGGTAGGTGGCCATGTTGTTCATGCTGGCGGCATTGGTGCCGCCGGACTTTTCGACCTTGATGGCGTAGTTTCTGAAGTCGGGAAGCTTAAGCGGCTTTCTgaggacgccgccgttggcgacCGGGTTGGCGCTCATGCGACGGTTGCCGGTCGGGCAAAGCGCCTTGAGCTCGTCCGAGATGCGGCCGTCTTTGAAGAGGCGCTCGGGCTCGTAGCTGCGCATCCACTTCTCGAGGACCTTCAGGTGTTCGGGgttggtggcggcgttggggaTGGGGACCTGGTGGGCTCTCCAGTAGCCCTCCATGTAGTTGTCGTCGATCTTGCGGGGGCCGGTCCAGCCCTTGGGGCTGCGGAGCACGATCAGGGGCCAGATGGGGCGGAAGGCCTTGCCGGAATCGCGAGCCTGCTTCTGGAACCTGCGTATCTCAAGGACGCAGTGCTCCAGGGTGGCGGCCATGGCCTGGTGCATGGtgtcgacatcgtcgccctcgacaaaGTAGGGCTGCCAGCCGTAGCCGAGGAACAGGTTCTCTAGCTCCTTGTGGGAGATCCTGGCCAAGATGGTGGGATTGTTGATCTTGTAGCCGTTAAGGTGCAAGACGGgcaggacggcgccgtctaCGATGGGGTTGAGGAATTTCGTGCTGTGCCACGCGGTCGCCAACGGGCCGGTCTCGGCctctccgtcgccgaccATGGTCAACGCGATGAGATCGGGGTGGTCGTAGACGGCACCGAAGGCGTGGGAGACGGAGTAGCCGAGCTCTCCGCCCTCGTGGATGGAACCTGGGGTCTCGGGGGTAGCATGTGAGCCGATACCGCCAGGGAAGGAAAAGTACTTGAAGAACTTTTGCAAGCCATCTATATCCTCTGACTTTTCCGGGTAGACCTCGGAGTAGACACCTTCGAGGTAGGACTGGGAGAGGACGGCCGGGGCGCCGTGGCCCGGGCCGGAAATGAAAATGGAGTCGAGGTCGTACTTCTTAATGAGGCGGTTGAAGTGCATCCATGTGAAGATTTGGCCGGGGGCCGATCCGAAGTGGCCGAGTAACCTCAGTTTCATGTGCTCCTTCTTGAGGGGCTcccggaggagggggttcTCTTTAAGGAAGATCATGCCCAGGGACAGGTACAAGCTGGCCTTGAAGAAGTCATTGTACTTGTCAATGTCTTCCTTGGAGAGCGGCTCGCCCTTGATCGTCGACCGGGCTGGGCCGTAGGGGCTGATGGATTCAACCTCCTTGCCGGTCATTTCGGAAGAAGTGTGTAAGTGATGAGTAGAGTGGTGGTGTAACGGTGTGCACAGGCCAAGATGCCTTTGGAGTGGTGGCTTGAGCAAAAAGACAACAGACTTGACGAAGCCTGAGGGGGCTTGGTCTTTATAGCTATTTTTCCAGACACGAGAGGACAGAGGATCGGCATGAAAGAGAATGAGATGCAGACACGCTGCCCAGAGAACGAGCTGTGACGGGCAGGCAGCCCAGCCCAAGCTTGGGACTGATTCTCACACCCGTGGGTGCTGATCCGAGATGGGCAACGAACGGCAGCGAACACAGACAGGCCCGGTAGCTATCAGCCGATGTTGACGGCGCCTACCGGGGTAGGAAGACAAGGTTGCAGATGTTgtgaagagggaggagatgCTAGCAGGGGAGGAGGATACGAGGGTACGGTACTGTAGGTTAAGGCACGTACACGTCCCTAGCCAGCAACGCCTTGGTACAAGGTGAAGGAAACGGCGGCCACAGGTACGGAAGCAGCACCATTCCACGGCGGAGGGGTCCGATGGGCTGGCAACGTGGGGAAAGAAGAATGGCAtggcatcccatcccatcccatcccatccgcCTAGAGGCTTGTCTAGTGGCAGCATCCTCTGGGCGAACCGGAAGCGGTTCCATGACAGGGTGACGGGAGGGCAGGACGAAAACCAAGGGGAGCGACTGCAGGTGAGCTGAGGAATTTGCGGGTATTCCATGCAGGCTCTTGGAGTGATGCGAGGTTGATATGTAGCGTTTGTGCATGGAGAGAAGAAGTGGTCTGATTTTCCGACGGCGACTCGTCTGCGGCCACGATATCGACCGGCATGCAACCGACGTCACCTTACGCCCCACGCGGGATCGGTTGGGATTATGTGCGTGTCATTATGCTTGGTGGATTTGCCGTTGCTGGTTTCCTCTCAGCAGGCTGGAGAGCGAAGATTTGTAGCGTTTTGGCATTTGCTTGTATTGTGGTGGTTATGGGCTCAGGAAGCGGATCTAGATACGTAAGGTGAATAAGAGAAGGAAGGTGTTGGTGACGGTGTCGGTGACGGTGAAGTTGGGTGGAACATCCGTCTCGGGCCAATCGGTAGGTGGGTACGTACAGTTGACGGATGCCCCCAACTCTACCTTGTATCTGACGGCGCCATGTGCCCGACTCGGTGAGAAGAGTATGAGACAATGTGGGGCAGAGGTGAGTCGAGGTGAATTAGATTAGAATCAACTGAAggaaggcgacggcgccccttctgtctctccccttctcttcttgccaacaacaacgcccATGACCCAATCTAGAATGTCCTTCTCCATTCGGTATTGATTGATAGTGGCCAAGCGATTTCGCGGCCCTCTCTCATGGAATGGGGCGGCAAGTTCCTAGGACAACACCAGAAGCCATCTCAATGTCTCTCTTGGCGTGCCGTCAGAGCCCGCCAAGTCACGAAATGTCTTCCTATTATTACGGGGCTATGGCTTCGTTTGCGAGAGAAAACAGCAGAAACCTTTGGTCTCACCTCCAAGCGCGCAAGAGCTCCGCTTTCCCAATAGAACAGAGCCTCCGTCAGTTCCAGGCTAGGTAGATACGGCCCgcggcatcgccgtctcgGACCGTTTCTTCGTACTGGCAGCCAGCCACTGGCTGCGAGGGCGAGAGTGACTGGGTATTTGCGCCTAACCGCCGACGGCTGTGGACAAACAGGGCCACTGAATCGGCAACATgcgcggccggcgacggttCCGTCCATgtacggcctcgtcgactgGCAATCTTCCAACCCCCAACTGGTATTTTGCCCTTCGTCAGCGAGCGTGTGCCCCATGGTAATTTACCATCCTGCCCGTTCCATTGAGGTGGTCCTATGGCACGCCTGCATGGGTTGCTTGGGCTCCCGCCTACCACTGGACGCAATGACCATGCGAGAATGCAGTCGTGCAGGTTTTGGTCGTACACGCATGCGTTCCCTGGGCCAGCCCACGGCGCAAAGCCGAAGCCGGCCGGCTCCTCGTCCAAAGCCAGAAGCAGCTGATTTCGTGGCGAGCCTGGATCGTAGCATGTGCCCGCGGATCAGCGTCCACTGTCTAAACCCTGACACCCCCTTAACCCACTACCCACCCGCCCCTCGACCCAACCCTGGCACACCCTTGCGGCCTATCCACACCCCACCAAGTGTCAATCCTGCCCTGTAGACATCACCCCACCTTTCTTTCTTATAAAGCTACGACGGGAGCTTGGGCCCCTTAGCCGCGACcagacgaagagggcgggGTAGTGAGCTCGGGATTGAAGCTCTTGGGGCCAGTTCCGTGGATGCAGGGTCGTTCGTTCACGGAGACCTGTATCGAGATTGTTATATCGCCCTTTGCGGAAATCACCGAAGGTCGTTTGCAACTCCCCCAGCACTGTCGTTTCCAAGCTTATgatgcccttcttctcgaggaaAAATGCATCGACAGCGGTTTTTGCCATCGTCCACAATGACATAACAGCGCCGGCAAATAATGTcaaccacccacccacctaTGCTCGTGGAATACTGTTGCGTTCCAAGTAAGCCAGCGACCTGCACGGGGAAAGGATGTGTTCCCGGCGAGCACGGCGGACGCCAGGCGCCGTCTGGTCGAGACAGCGGTACGAAAACATACAACGATCCACAGATCGTCTCTGACAGAAAATGAAATGGGGGAGCGAGATGGGGTGCAGGTCGGTGGGCCCggtaggggaggggaggggggtgggcaGTCTGACTGGCACTGACTGACTTTGTCGCCATTCAAAACAATCGCAGACAAAAATGCCGGCCTAATGTTCGGATGAGAGAAAACGATTCTGTTTCCATTCGTGGAAGATACAAAGGACAGATGGCCATACGCAACCCTCGCATCATCGAGCACTTCCGGCGGATACGACAAACCCCCTCGACATCAATCAACAGCAACTTGACCGGTCCACGGACGCTAGTTCTGTTAGCTATAGGCGTAGGCTTACTCGCCGCGAGCCAGAACAACCTCGACGATACATGTGCCTCTAAACTGTCTGTCTCATCGCCTCCGCAGTTCCCGCCCCCCTCACAGTGAGACAGTCGATCGGATCTACCCCCCCAGGCATCATGCCGTTTCTTCACTGCATTCCCGGACTCGTAGACGTTCCGGTTCTGTAGGAAAGGCTCGTTGCTAGAGGCACGTTCGGGCGGTTGAGTTTCATAATCCGATAATGAGAGGATTCTGACAGCTGTGCCTTATGCACCTCATTTGTGCCCCGAGCCAACCGGTGTGGGTTGGTCAAACGGCCATAGCTAGGTTGGCGGGGGCCCGCGGGAGCCAAGCCGTTCACCAACAGCAGTTCTGGAGGGAATCTTGTCACGGATACCCAAGACTCCTCGCTTTGCTGGGCCCGGTCGGCGTCCTTTGGCTAGCAGACGTGGCCCTCATCAGGAAACTCATGAAGAAATCCGAGCAGAGGTTAGGTCAGCGGGCGTCGGCATGTCTGTAGAATGACATAACTCTTTGGGGACAGAAAAGAGTCTCTTGTCGAACGGCAATTTGCGCCGTTGATGCATTACGAAGAGCTGTATCTGTCGAATCATTTAGCCATGTGGGACTGCGACTTCTAACGTTCTCCTCAAACTCCCCTCATACCTACTCCAACACGACTGGGGACAACATCCGACGACACCCTTTTCTCTAGATCCCGCACTGACGAACTCTCACACGCTCAACTTATTCAACCGATTCATCCGGACCTCTGggtcaccaccaccaccaccaccaccacccagaACCCCTCACACCCATTCTCGCTCATGATCACGAGATGTGTCTGAGCAAATCGCCCGTGCTCCAGTCAAGCTACGTCTCTCGTACGGCGGTAGGACATCACTCCCGCACCATGATAACCTGACGTAACGCACCCCCCTTACCCCCCGGCGATCAGTTGCCCCTAAGGCCCAAAGGAAAGTCAATAAGCATATATACTTTTGTTCGCCCCCCTCGCACTTTTCTGTTTGTCtgtttccccttctcccggGACGAACAACGGTTGACAGAACCTTCTTCCACGCCTTTGCTCGCCATCAGCTGTTGAAACTGCTTGGCTTGACTTACGAATCCTGACATTCAGGTATCACCTTGCACCACCCGGTACTGACCCCAGTCCTGGGGCAAAAGGCTATCCGAAGCTGACGCTGTTGACTGGGCAAGTCACATACGAGGAGAAAAGACACAAAGGGGAGATACCATGGCCTCCTACCCGAGTCACAAGCCCCAGACCCCGCAGCCTCCTGCGCCCATTCCCATCAacgacggggacgacggccagggcgaTGTGACGAGAGACTACTGAGAGGAGAACGCAACAAAACCACCCAACCTCGGGATTGGAGGATATGAGGCATTCGTTTGGATTGAAAGGACGAGGAAAATGGTTTTATGCGCACGCGAGACGCATAAAGGAGCTGCATAGGGGCACCCCCGGGCCACAAATACCACAAAGATTGAACACCTATTTATCTAAACGAGCATATGCAATATGATCATTATTCAATTCGACACGATCTCTCTGCATGATCAATCAACCGCACCCTCACGTCGCCAAACGAGATCGGTCTCAACACCACCCTCTACATATCTTGTCGGTTCTCTCCTCCTGTCACCTCGTGTCATGTCGACGGCAGCCCATGACCCCGCACAATCCCCTCCCCCTACCGGAGTCCCCTCCCCTATCTCAACCCCCCCGGACGAGATCTCTACCATGGACTTCCGACATGAGCCCACGGCTTACGTCTCCTCACGGCGGAATCAAGAGAGTAAGATGGATGATGGTCTATTGATGTGACGGTTGGTGTGTGGGGGGGCTCCATCTTGTGGTAcatccccttcttcttcgagcCACATCTTGTGTTCCCTTCGGCCGCCGTGCTTGCTTGATCATCTTGCCCCAGATCTCGAAAAGtatcccctccccccgtctCCAAAAGAGGACATATCGAAGACTGCGAgatccccccttcctcccccgtCACGCAGACTGACCCGTGTCGCTCCTATCACCCAGGGGAAGCATGCACGCCCACGA includes these proteins:
- a CDS encoding Phosphoketolase, with amino-acid sequence MTGKEVESISPYGPARSTIKGEPLSKEDIDKYNDFFKASLYLSLGMIFLKENPLLREPLKKEHMKLRLLGHFGSAPGQIFTWMHFNRLIKKYDLDSIFISGPGHGAPAVLSQSYLEGVYSEVYPEKSEDIDGLQKFFKYFSFPGGIGSHATPETPGSIHEGGELGYSVSHAFGAVYDHPDLIALTMVGDGEAETGPLATAWHSTKFLNPIVDGAVLPVLHLNGYKINNPTILARISHKELENLFLGYGWQPYFVEGDDVDTMHQAMAATLEHCVLEIRRFQKQARDSGKAFRPIWPLIVLRSPKGWTGPRKIDDNYMEGYWRAHQVPIPNAATNPEHLKVLEKWMRSYEPERLFKDGRISDELKALCPTGNRRMSANPVANGGVLRKPLKLPDFRNYAIKVEKSGGTNAASMNNMATYLRDVIALNQTSFRLFGPDETESNKLGAVYEAGKKVWMGEYFEEDSNGGNLAPNGRVMEMLSEHTCEGWLEGYILTGRHGLLNSYEPFIHVIDSMVNQHCKWIEKALEVEWRNKIASLNILLTAVVWRQDHNGFTHQDPGFLDVVANKSPEVVRIYLPPDGNCLLSTMDHCLASSNYVNVIVADKQEHLQYLTMDKAVEHCTKGIGIWPQFSTDQGEEPDLVMASCGDISTYESLAAIDLLLQHFPDLKVRCVNCVDLFKLISHEDHPHGLTNSEWVSLFTDDKPVIFNFHSYPWLVHRLTYKRPGNMNLHVRGYKEKGNIDTPLELAIRNQTDRFSLAMDAIDRMPQLHNRGAAAREALRNQQIAARLEAFETGMDPPFLKNWTWSHNGLWKQTVSKITN